Proteins from a genomic interval of Arachis hypogaea cultivar Tifrunner chromosome 10, arahy.Tifrunner.gnm2.J5K5, whole genome shotgun sequence:
- the LOC140175797 gene encoding uncharacterized protein yields MTISKISATTSWLFRFCISAVFPTPFIPATPMVCILLLLSKSTIFSSALWRVLYPMISGASNTFKMRSGLGASKTKLEFHIWQSNDEFQQLPQTPLQTISDKHLRYQPACQGFSSNLLCYLCCQISEIGRMG; encoded by the exons ATGACTATATCAAAGATCTCTGCAACAACATCATGGTTATTTAGGTTCTGCATCAGTGCTGTCTTCCCCACGCCCTTCATTCCAGCCACTCCAATGGTTTGTATTTTGCTGCTTTTGAGCAAATCTACAATATTTTCGAGTGCACTTTGGAGAGTCTTATACCCCATGATTTCAGGAGCATCAAATACTTTTAAGATGCGATCTG GATTGGGTGCTTCCAAGACCAAGTTGGAGTTTCATATTTGGCAATCAAATGACGAGTTTCAGCAGCTACCTCAAACACCTTTGCAGACCATAAGCGATAAGCACTTGAG ATACCAACCTGCTTGCCAGGGCTTCTCCTCCAACCTGCTTTGCTACCTCTGTTGCCAAATCTCCGAGATTGGAA GGATGGGTTAA
- the LOC112717237 gene encoding disease resistance protein At4g27190 — protein MSKAGDLPKMKLEAGEFPKMEVKPFNIVKTEMNEFSKKEPSGFPKMELEAGDFSITEVKPFSILKTEPGEFPRKELLDFSLTEKFFFDKTESEGASASQTSTLTSLKSSISSPESENSLRRKRDLLSLLSSYSVNARMIFQDFTSKSYDERQLPLNLRGLLPKEIIRDAENGDRSWSRSSSGFGEADLDFIPEAILNLASDLAVHQLIQTLISFSKNQNLNYIKYIRLSTRSDIEKRAVMAKVAAALNDKHNVLDILSSFRGTLSIEASNYPTTGGEKELRKHVCQLLQLSMIEDDEVLCTRHIEEEMSSSRYLVILADRDGEEIVDLQRVGFCKSLLSGVLVLITTDSPAPQHAKEEGLMEAIVDLEIRTKEHLLPWVVFCRNAGKDFVYSSSAILTTAVRIVEECRSHLHAILLVAKWLKNHQDVRKWELALLKLQSANPSQDIHNFHGLNEIMVNTFLNLIWDGMNKTQQNCLLSCIVIPKIRDGMVDHELMNHWMSSLFVDAGETEKNLRQLVENSVFLQFDGVGGGYTWLPEETYQMLERLYSSYPLFIEKSNLGLTEPPNPDKWNNALRIELAGNKISELPKSPACLELKVLMLQSNADLTKIPSSFFGQMPLLCILNLSYTSVRELPSSLFFLEQLRELYLKGCECFMKLPPEIGNLEKLEKLDLDETQITHLPKEVQKLTNMQSLTLCFYEYRVKKNMPYSCSTIIPSGVLSKLKRLEHLCIGVNPDDERWDENVQVILPEILGLECLQTLSMYIPQPELLKLIPAHIFELDFRFIVGRHMQRIISSIPPATDVKFKQSDCSLKFVKGEGVPDEIKTVLRHSKALFLDRHFTLKSLSEFEMKNLEQLRVCILAECKEMQTCGGGAKDEDDMLPHLLFLSIFHMKNLRSIWEGPTSPHSSFGMLQSLSLQSCPKLVTLFSLDFLGNLSLLKKLIVKDCPKLSTLISHESSKRNAHAFLPKLSKLLLLHLPELSSISNGLQIGPGLKEIAFYDCPKLHSLSRKELVSKELTAIKGETNWWKSLEGRTPNFNQIFSPINEEADLMTQLGICDDDGIDNGPGDSVGKPSQPTGIATCVSNSPTRRGKYRRRRISKTWEVETSYLTDDGHTWRKYGQKALLNNKYPRNYYRCTHKYDQGCLATKHVQQIGEDPPLYKTVYSGQHTCRRRL, from the exons atgagcAAAGCAGGTGATTTACCTAAAATGAAGTTAGAGGCTGGTGAGTTTCCCAAAATGGAAGTGAAGCCATTTAATATCGTTAAAACGGAGAtgaatgaattttcgaaaaaagagcCATCTGGATTTCCCAAAATGGAGTTGGAAGCAGGTGATTTTTCCATAACAGAGGTGAAGCCATTCAGTATCCTTAAAACAGAGCCAGGAGAGTTTCCTAGAAAGGAGCTGTTAGATTTCTCCTTAacggagaaatttttttttgacaaaacaGAATCTGAAGGGGCCTCGGCTTCTCAGACTAGTACTTTGACAAGCTTGAAATCATCAATTTCCTCACCTGAATCAGAAAATAGTTTGAGGAGGAAGAGGGATTTGCTGAGCCTCTTGTCTAGTTACTCTGTGAATGCGAGAATGATATTTCAAGATTTCACATCAAAGTCATATGATGAGAGGCAGCTGCCGCTTAATCTACGAGGACTTCTTCCAAAGGAGATAATAAGGGATGCTGAAAATGGTGATAGGTCCTGGTCCCGGTCCAGCTCTGGCTTCGGTGAGGCCGACTTGGACTTCATTCCAGAAGCTATTCTCAATTTGGCTTCTGATCTTGCTGTCCACCAACTCATCCAGACGTTGATTTCCTTTTCTAAAAATCAAAATCTAAACTATATAAAATACATCAGATTGTCAACCAGAAGCGACATTGAAAAAAGAGCAGTCATGGCGAAAGTAGCAGCAGCCTTGAATGACAAGCATAATGTGCTTGACATTCTGAGTTCATTTCGTGGAACTCTTAGTATTGAAGCCTCAAATTATCCAACTACAGGAGGAGAGAAGGAACTTCGAAAACATGTTTGTCAGCTACTTCAGCTTTCAATGATTGAAGACGATGAAGTTTTGTGCACCAGacacattgaggaagagatgtcAAGCAGCAGGTACCTAGTAATTCTTGCAGACAGGGATGGTGAGGAAATTGTCGATCTACAAAGAGTGGGATTTTGTAAGAGTCTACTGTCAGGAGTTTTGGTACTCATTACCACTGATTCACCAGCACCTCAACATGCTAAAGAAGAAGGATTGATGGAAGCCATAGTGGACTTGGAAATTCGGACTAAAGAACATTTGCTGCCATGGGTGGTCTTCTGTCGCAATGCGGGGAAGGATTTTGTATATTCATCAAGTGCCATCCTGACAACTGCAGTGCGCATAGTTGAGGAGTGTCGAAGCCACCTTCACGCAATTCTCCTTGTGGCAAAGTGGTTGAAGAATCATCAAGATGTCAGAAAGTGGGAACTTGCTCTCCTCAAATTGCAATCTGCTAATCCTTCACAAGATATCCACAATTTTCATGGTTTAAACGAGATCATGGTTAACACATTCCTAAACTTAATATGGGATGGCATGAATAAGACACAACAGAATTGCCTACTGAGCTGTATAGTCATCCCTAAAATTAGAGATGGCATGGTTGATCATGAATTGATGAATCACTGGATGTCTTCTCTCTTTGTGGATGCTGGAGAAACAGAAAAGAACCTAAGACAACTTGTAGAAAATTCTGTCTTTCTTCAATTTGATGGTGTTGGAGGCGGGTATACTTGGTTACCAGAAGAAACCTATCAAATGTTAGAACGGCTATACAGCTCATACCCATTGTTCATAGAGAAATCAAACCTAGGGTTGACTGAACCACCCAACCCTGACAAATGGAATAATGCCTTACGAATTGAATTAGCAGGCAATAAAATCTCTGAGTTACCAAAGTCCCCAGCTTGTCTGGAACTCAAAGTTTTGATGCTGCAAAGCAATGCTGATTTGACAAAAATACCATCTTCATTTTTTGGTCAGATGCCACTGCTTTGCATCCTGAACTTATCCTACACTAGTGTAAGAGAACTGCCATCTTCATTGTTTTTTCTGGAGCAGCTTAGAGAACTGTATCTGAAAGGTTGTGAATGCTTCATGAAGTTACCACCTGAAATTGGAAATTTGGAGAAGCTTGAGAAGCTTGATCTTGATGAGACTCAGATCACACATCTGCCAAAAGAGGTCCAGAAGTTAACCAATATGCAAAGTTTGACCCTCTGCTTTTATGAATATCGTGTCAAGAAGAACATGCCATATTCTTGCTCAACAATTATTCCTTCTGGCGTGCTATCTAAACTCAAGAGGTTGGAACATTTGTGTATTGGTGTAAACCCTGATGATGAGCGGTGGGATGAGAATGTGCAAGTTATTCTACCAGAAATATTGGGATTAGAGTGTTTGCAAACTCTCAGTATGTATATCCCACAACCGGAACTTTTGAAGCTCATACCGGCCCACATATTTGAGCTTGATTTCAGGTTCATTGTTGGTCGTCATATGCAGCGGATTATATCAAGCATACCACCTGCCACTGAtgtgaaatttaaacaaagtgaCTGCAGCTTAAAGTTTGTAAAAGGTGAGGGTGTCCCAGATGAAATCAAAACGGTTCTTAGACACAGCAAGGCGCTTTTCTTGGATAGGCATTTCACCTTGAAGAGTCTTTCTGAATTTGAAATGAAAAATTTAGAGCAACTAAGGGTGTGCATATTGGCAGAATGCAAAGAAATGCAGACATGTGGAGGTGGAGCAAAAGATGAAGATGACATGCTTCCGCATTTGCTATTCTTGAGTATATTCCACATGAAGAATCTGAGAAGCATATGGGAAGGCCCAACTTCCCCTCACTCCTCATTTGGTATGTTACAGTCTTTGTCATTGCAAAGTTGTCCCAAGTTGGTGACTCTCTTCTCTTTGGACTTTCTGGGAAATCTTTCTTTGTTGAAGAAACTTATAGTGAAGGACTGCCCCAAATTAAGTACATTGATAAGTCATGAATCATCCAAGCGCAATGCACATGCTTTCCTCCCTAAATTGAGCAAGTTATTGCTTCTCCATCTTCCTGAATTGTCCAGCATTTCAAATGGGTTGCAAATTGGGCCTGGTTTAAAAGAAATAGCATTTTATGACTGTCCAAAGCTGCACAGTCTTTCAAGGAAGGAATTGGTAAGCAAAGAACTAACGGCAATAAAAGGAGAAACCAACTGGTGGAAGTCACTAGAAGGTCGAACgcctaattttaatcaaattttttccCCAATTAATGAAGAAGCTGACTTGATGACTCAGTTAGGTATATGTGACGATGACGGTATTGATAATGGTCCAG GTGACTCAGTAGGTAAGCCGTCACAGCCTACAGGGATTGCAACTTGTGTATCAAATTCACCGACTAGGAGAGGCAAATATAGAAGGCGTAG AATCTCAAAAACTTGGGAGGTAGAGACAAGTTATCTCACTGATGATGGACACACGTGGAGAAAATATGGTCAGAAAGCGTTGCTCAACAATAAGTACCCGAG AAATTATTACAGATGCACTCATAAGTATGATCAAGGATGCCTGGCCACAAAGCATGTTCAACAGATTGGCGAGGACCCTCCTTTATATAAAACAGTTTACTCTGGGCAACATACATGCCGCCGTAGACTGTAG